Proteins from one Paenibacillus amylolyticus genomic window:
- a CDS encoding DUF2626 family protein, producing the protein MYRGTHVRVLGFFTLAIGLMAFAGDLVEMALLFFLQTAFFVILGYLKFTERTYILLFWGYMIVTFTGFSYWTVFEMGLPL; encoded by the coding sequence ATTTACCGTGGCACGCATGTTCGGGTACTCGGGTTCTTCACGCTTGCGATTGGCCTGATGGCTTTTGCGGGAGATCTGGTCGAAATGGCTTTGCTTTTTTTCCTGCAGACTGCGTTTTTTGTCATTTTGGGATACTTGAAATTTACTGAACGAACGTACATATTGCTCTTCTGGGGTTATATGATCGTCACATTCACGGGGTTCAGCTACTGGACCGTATTCGAAATGGGTTTGCCGCTCTAA
- a CDS encoding RsfA family transcriptional regulator, giving the protein MTAVRQDAWSTEDDLILAEVTLRHIREGSTQLAAFEEVGEKIGRTSAACGFRWNSCVRKKYESAISNAKAQRQKRSYLRKQPAMLGPQVAALSTLDTEEQLYKSDGISDDSLSMDAVIRFLRQWKGTVQESSRQLKMLEKELREKEDELLELRLENDRLSKEVNEVQTDYRVVNDDYKALIQIMDRARRLAFLSEEEEELKTRFKMDANGNLERIE; this is encoded by the coding sequence ATGACTGCAGTGAGACAGGATGCTTGGAGCACAGAGGACGATTTGATATTGGCTGAGGTTACTTTGCGTCATATTCGTGAAGGCAGTACACAATTGGCCGCTTTTGAAGAGGTAGGCGAGAAAATAGGCAGAACATCTGCCGCATGTGGTTTTCGCTGGAACAGTTGTGTACGCAAAAAGTATGAATCTGCCATCAGTAACGCCAAGGCACAACGACAAAAACGAAGTTATCTCAGAAAGCAGCCAGCTATGCTCGGACCACAGGTTGCAGCATTGTCTACACTGGATACTGAAGAACAACTGTACAAATCAGATGGGATCTCGGACGATTCATTATCGATGGATGCCGTAATCCGCTTCCTGCGTCAATGGAAGGGAACCGTTCAGGAGAGTAGTCGTCAACTCAAGATGCTGGAGAAAGAACTTCGGGAGAAAGAAGATGAATTGCTTGAACTCCGTCTGGAGAATGACCGTCTCTCCAAGGAAGTGAATGAAGTACAGACGGATTACCGTGTGGTGAATGACGACTACAAAGCATTGATTCAGATTATGGATCGGGCTCGCAGACTCGCATTTTTGTCCGAAGAAGAAGAAGAGCTCAAGACACGTTTCAAGATGGATGCCAACGGAAATCTGGAACGAATTGAATAG
- a CDS encoding 2-dehydropantoate 2-reductase has translation MIIDIVGAGALGLLYGGKLLMAGNQIRFWTRTAAQADLLTHEGVTIVERDEEVRILPDRIQANPISELTATWKNTPGEWLLLMVKQTGIDDFIHEIRSLQDQMLHIACFQNGMGHMEKLQAVLPKSILCSAITTEGAKRAQSRVTRAGIGETRLGRHNNPHIMDSTSIEEKGTFTLAGLLRQAGFDCTVSNEIDKLIYRKLLINAVINPLTALWRIPNGELITTEERKRLMRQLYDEVCLVYSERGIGLDLDMWDQLISVCHSTATNTSSMLADVLAGRGTEVRSINGHIVSMARDLGLAAPTHEILLQLIEGMQPEGVN, from the coding sequence ATGATCATTGACATCGTAGGAGCGGGAGCGCTGGGTCTTTTGTATGGCGGGAAACTGCTGATGGCAGGTAACCAGATCAGATTTTGGACAAGAACAGCTGCTCAGGCAGACCTCCTCACCCATGAAGGTGTAACCATAGTGGAACGAGACGAGGAAGTGCGCATTCTACCGGATCGAATACAGGCGAACCCCATAAGTGAGCTGACTGCCACATGGAAGAACACACCAGGGGAATGGTTACTGCTTATGGTTAAGCAGACAGGCATTGATGATTTCATTCATGAAATTAGATCATTACAAGATCAGATGTTACATATCGCTTGTTTTCAAAATGGGATGGGCCATATGGAAAAACTTCAAGCAGTTTTGCCAAAGTCGATTCTGTGCAGTGCGATTACAACAGAAGGTGCGAAGCGTGCTCAGAGTCGGGTGACTCGTGCAGGTATAGGTGAAACCAGACTGGGAAGACACAACAACCCACATATAATGGATTCTACCTCAATAGAAGAGAAAGGAACATTTACTCTGGCGGGATTGTTGCGGCAGGCAGGATTTGACTGTACAGTGTCGAATGAAATCGATAAGCTGATATACAGGAAACTGTTGATAAATGCAGTCATTAACCCACTTACAGCGTTATGGCGAATCCCCAATGGAGAATTAATCACCACGGAAGAACGCAAGAGGCTAATGCGCCAGTTATATGATGAAGTATGCTTGGTCTACTCTGAGCGAGGAATAGGTTTGGATCTGGATATGTGGGATCAACTGATATCGGTCTGCCACTCTACGGCCACAAACACGTCCTCCATGCTTGCAGATGTGCTCGCTGGACGTGGTACTGAAGTAAGATCAATCAATGGTCACATCGTAAGCATGGCACGGGATTTGGGTCTTGCTGCACCTACACATGAAATACTGCTTCAACTGATTGAAGGAATGCAACCGGAAGGAGTGAATTAA
- a CDS encoding DUF3397 domain-containing protein, with translation MYAWKKDKRNAMRMAMDVTTFFLIFSVSALFNLTFDSNFGFYLTLLLILLALGFIGGAQNRLKGKVDGGRMFRAVWRMAFVIMSFGYVLFTLFGLFRYFMKQM, from the coding sequence ATGTACGCATGGAAAAAAGACAAACGTAACGCCATGCGGATGGCAATGGATGTAACTACTTTTTTTCTTATTTTTTCGGTATCGGCGTTATTCAACTTAACATTTGATTCGAATTTTGGTTTTTATCTGACACTTTTACTCATACTACTAGCACTTGGATTCATCGGAGGAGCGCAAAATCGACTAAAGGGGAAGGTCGATGGGGGTAGAATGTTCCGGGCCGTTTGGCGCATGGCTTTTGTAATCATGAGTTTCGGGTATGTTTTGTTTACTTTATTTGGATTATTTAGATACTTCATGAAACAGATGTGA
- a CDS encoding peptide ABC transporter substrate-binding protein translates to MKRKSLLVLLTLILAFGTVLAACGSKNEGTGNTDTGSASEGNGLAKDQILKINLSAEPPTLDPAQAKDSQTNTVLKFLYEGLVRIDADGKEAPGVAKDWTISEDGLKYVFNLNPDAKWSNGDAITAEDFVRSWERALKPETASPYAYQLYYIKGAEGYNLSKDETYTGTKITDFSQVGVKATDEHTLEVTLENPTPYFLGLTAFYTYYPVHASADTNDKFFTDYKNMIVNGPFVMDQYAKGQKIVVKKNDGYHAAADIKLAQIDMSLTNSSASELQAYKSGQLDYTGAPNGEIPSDQIPSVKAELPDEFKATGIASTYYYQFNVNEAPFNNVKIRKAFAMSIQRQLIVDKVTQGGQIPAFGFVPPGIRGENGEFRDEHKDDYFTENVDEAKALLAEGMKEEGYTTLPAVTLIYNTSDGHAKIALAIADMWKQNLGVDVKTENQEWGVFLENRQNQNFQIARAGWSADYNDPYNFLEMWTTGNTNNDSKFSNEQYDKDVKDTVKSADPAARMAAFADAEKILIQDEMGVMPIYYYTNVSLTKPYLKGVQLDFSGAIDFTRAYLEEK, encoded by the coding sequence ATGAAAAGGAAAAGTCTATTAGTCCTTTTGACGCTGATTCTGGCGTTCGGTACCGTACTTGCAGCGTGCGGATCGAAAAACGAAGGCACAGGTAACACCGATACTGGTTCTGCAAGCGAAGGAAATGGTCTTGCTAAAGATCAAATTCTGAAAATCAACCTGTCAGCTGAACCTCCTACGTTGGACCCGGCTCAAGCAAAAGATAGCCAAACCAACACAGTCCTGAAATTCTTGTATGAAGGTCTTGTACGCATCGATGCTGATGGTAAAGAAGCTCCAGGTGTTGCTAAAGACTGGACAATCTCCGAAGACGGTTTGAAATATGTTTTCAACCTGAACCCGGATGCTAAATGGAGCAACGGTGATGCAATCACTGCCGAAGACTTTGTTCGTTCTTGGGAACGTGCTTTGAAACCGGAAACAGCTTCTCCATATGCATACCAATTGTACTACATCAAAGGCGCTGAAGGTTACAACCTCAGCAAAGACGAAACATACACTGGTACTAAAATCACAGATTTCTCACAAGTAGGCGTTAAAGCTACTGATGAGCATACGCTTGAAGTAACGTTGGAAAACCCAACACCTTACTTCTTGGGTCTGACAGCATTCTACACGTACTACCCAGTACATGCATCTGCTGATACAAATGACAAATTCTTCACAGACTACAAAAACATGATCGTTAACGGACCATTTGTAATGGATCAATACGCTAAAGGTCAAAAAATTGTTGTGAAGAAAAACGATGGTTATCATGCAGCTGCTGATATCAAATTGGCTCAAATTGATATGTCTTTGACAAACAGCAGTGCTTCCGAACTGCAAGCTTACAAATCAGGACAATTGGACTACACTGGTGCACCTAACGGTGAAATTCCATCCGACCAAATTCCTTCTGTAAAAGCGGAATTGCCGGACGAGTTCAAAGCTACTGGTATTGCAAGTACGTACTACTATCAGTTCAACGTAAATGAAGCACCTTTCAACAACGTTAAAATCCGTAAAGCTTTTGCAATGTCCATTCAACGTCAGTTGATTGTTGATAAAGTAACACAAGGTGGACAAATTCCGGCATTCGGCTTTGTACCTCCAGGTATCCGTGGTGAAAACGGCGAATTCCGTGATGAGCACAAAGACGATTACTTCACTGAAAATGTGGACGAAGCTAAAGCATTGCTTGCTGAAGGTATGAAAGAAGAAGGTTACACAACATTGCCAGCTGTTACTTTGATCTACAACACTAGTGATGGTCACGCGAAAATTGCTTTGGCGATTGCTGACATGTGGAAACAAAACCTTGGTGTTGACGTGAAAACAGAAAACCAAGAGTGGGGCGTATTCCTTGAGAACCGTCAAAACCAAAACTTCCAAATCGCTCGTGCAGGTTGGTCTGCTGACTACAACGATCCATACAACTTCTTGGAAATGTGGACTACTGGAAACACAAACAATGATTCCAAATTCAGCAACGAACAGTATGACAAAGATGTTAAAGACACTGTAAAATCTGCTGATCCAGCTGCACGTATGGCTGCATTTGCTGACGCTGAGAAAATCCTGATTCAAGATGAAATGGGCGTTATGCCAATCTATTACTACACTAACGTATCTTTGACTAAGCCTTACCTGAAAGGCGTACAACTTGATTTCAGTGGAGCAATTGACTTCACTCGTGCATATCTGGAAGAGAAATAA
- a CDS encoding ABC transporter permease: MVKYVLKKLLFMLLSLFILASLTFFLMKAIPGDPFTAEKKLSPEIRALLEVKYGLDKPMYEQYLKYMGGILKGDFGVSMRYLNQDVTDMITQTFTASLKLGVFAILISVVVGVLLGLLAAVYHRKLIDDVTMVVAVIGIAVPSFLLASLLQYVFAFKLGWFNVMGFDGPLDYVLPVAALSASPIAFIARLTRSSMLEVLHADYIKTAKAKGLKWPAIMFKHVVRNGILPVVTYVGPMTANIITGSVVIEQIFNIGGIGKVFVESITNRDYTMIMGITIFYGILLMLARFLTDIAYVLIDPRIKLESRKGHNVVWHE; the protein is encoded by the coding sequence TTGGTTAAGTACGTGTTGAAAAAACTACTATTTATGCTGCTATCGCTTTTCATACTCGCATCGCTGACTTTCTTCTTGATGAAGGCCATTCCTGGTGACCCGTTTACAGCAGAAAAGAAACTATCGCCAGAAATTCGTGCACTTTTAGAAGTTAAGTATGGTTTGGATAAACCGATGTATGAACAATACCTCAAGTATATGGGTGGAATCCTTAAAGGGGATTTCGGCGTTTCAATGAGGTATCTGAACCAAGACGTTACGGACATGATTACTCAAACATTCACAGCTTCACTGAAGCTTGGGGTCTTTGCAATCCTCATCTCCGTTGTCGTTGGTGTATTGTTGGGACTTCTCGCAGCAGTTTATCACCGTAAACTGATTGATGATGTCACCATGGTTGTCGCTGTCATAGGTATTGCTGTTCCGAGCTTCTTGCTTGCGTCATTATTGCAATATGTCTTTGCTTTCAAGTTAGGTTGGTTCAACGTTATGGGCTTCGACGGACCACTTGACTATGTGCTCCCTGTTGCAGCACTGTCTGCATCACCTATTGCTTTTATTGCACGTTTGACTCGTTCCAGCATGCTGGAAGTTTTGCATGCCGATTATATTAAAACTGCTAAGGCTAAAGGTTTGAAGTGGCCAGCCATTATGTTTAAACACGTTGTACGAAATGGTATTTTGCCAGTAGTAACTTATGTTGGTCCAATGACAGCAAACATCATCACAGGTTCCGTTGTTATTGAACAGATCTTTAACATCGGGGGAATTGGTAAAGTTTTCGTAGAAAGCATCACTAACCGGGATTATACAATGATCATGGGTATCACAATTTTCTATGGTATTCTCCTTATGTTGGCACGCTTCCTGACGGATATCGCTTATGTACTAATTGATCCTAGAATTAAGCTGGAAAGCCGGAAGGGGCATAACGTTGTCTGGCACGAATAA
- a CDS encoding ABC transporter permease, with amino-acid sequence MSGTNNKKNETANTNLTSQAAVKPQESVSLFKDAMYRLATNKAAMISLSVLVLVVIFALIGPTSLFTSYNYYSNDLMNANAAPSAEHWFGTDELGRDVWVRTWVGARVSLTVGLAAALIDLVIGVIYGAIMGYYGGRVDGIMNKFSEILYSLPYMLVVILLLVVLEPSLTTIIIALTITGWISMSWIVRGEIMQLKNRDFILAARSMGASTGRQLFRHLLPNAVGPIIVTLTLSIPNAIFAEAFLSFLGLGVSAPRSSLGSMINDALTGWTLYPWRMWFPAGLMVLTMLAFNLLGDGLRDALDPKLRK; translated from the coding sequence TTGTCTGGCACGAATAATAAAAAGAATGAAACGGCGAACACGAACCTGACTAGTCAGGCAGCGGTTAAACCGCAAGAAAGTGTATCCCTTTTTAAAGATGCCATGTACAGACTTGCAACCAATAAGGCTGCGATGATTAGTCTGAGTGTGTTGGTTCTTGTCGTGATTTTCGCTTTGATTGGTCCAACTTCTTTGTTTACAAGTTATAATTATTATTCCAATGATCTGATGAATGCCAACGCAGCACCTAGTGCCGAGCATTGGTTTGGTACGGATGAACTTGGTCGTGATGTATGGGTAAGAACATGGGTTGGTGCCCGTGTATCCCTTACTGTAGGTTTGGCAGCAGCTCTGATTGACCTTGTTATTGGTGTAATCTATGGTGCAATTATGGGTTACTACGGTGGACGTGTTGATGGTATCATGAACAAGTTCTCCGAGATCCTGTATTCCCTGCCTTACATGCTCGTTGTTATCTTGTTGCTGGTTGTATTGGAACCAAGTCTGACAACCATTATTATCGCCCTCACCATTACAGGCTGGATTAGCATGTCGTGGATTGTACGTGGTGAGATTATGCAACTCAAAAACAGAGACTTCATTCTCGCGGCCCGCTCCATGGGTGCAAGTACCGGTCGTCAATTGTTCCGTCACTTGTTGCCAAATGCAGTTGGTCCGATTATCGTAACGTTGACATTGTCCATTCCTAATGCGATCTTTGCTGAGGCGTTCCTAAGCTTCCTCGGACTTGGTGTATCTGCGCCAAGATCATCCCTGGGATCCATGATCAATGACGCTCTCACAGGCTGGACGCTGTATCCTTGGCGGATGTGGTTCCCGGCAGGTCTGATGGTACTGACAATGCTTGCATTTAACTTGCTCGGTGACGGTCTGCGTGACGCGCTTGATCCGAAATTACGTAAATAG
- a CDS encoding ABC transporter ATP-binding protein, with amino-acid sequence MEPILTVKDLSVSFSTRSGEFDAVKNVSFEIGKGETLGIVGESGSGKSVTAQTIMKLIPSPPSKVKSGEITFHGQDLLNKTDKQMESIRGKDIGMIFQDPMTSLNPTIKIGKQITEVLRKHQNMSKQAADKAALEMLELVGIKNAAIRMNHYPHQFSGGMRQRAMIAIALACRPSLLIADEPTTALDVTIQAQILDVMKDMQQKLGTSIMLITHDLGVVAGMCDRVVVMKEGEVVETGTTAEIFSNPQHPYTIKLLNALPRLDEPKRKSQLQLVLSKAATSLWYK; translated from the coding sequence ATGGAGCCGATTTTAACAGTCAAGGACTTGAGCGTGTCATTCTCAACGCGTTCTGGTGAATTTGATGCCGTTAAAAATGTAAGTTTTGAAATTGGCAAAGGAGAGACGCTGGGGATCGTAGGTGAATCTGGTAGTGGTAAGAGTGTTACCGCCCAAACCATCATGAAATTGATTCCCTCCCCGCCTTCGAAGGTCAAAAGCGGAGAAATTACTTTTCACGGGCAAGACCTGCTGAATAAGACAGACAAACAAATGGAATCGATTCGTGGTAAAGATATCGGTATGATCTTCCAAGATCCAATGACTTCTTTGAATCCTACCATTAAGATTGGTAAACAAATTACTGAAGTATTGCGCAAGCATCAGAACATGTCCAAACAAGCGGCGGATAAAGCTGCATTGGAAATGCTGGAACTTGTAGGTATCAAAAATGCGGCTATTCGCATGAATCATTACCCGCACCAATTCTCTGGTGGTATGCGTCAGCGTGCCATGATTGCGATCGCGCTTGCTTGTCGTCCATCCCTTCTGATTGCGGATGAGCCGACAACTGCACTCGACGTTACAATCCAGGCTCAGATCCTGGATGTAATGAAAGACATGCAGCAAAAGCTTGGAACATCGATCATGCTGATTACGCATGACCTTGGTGTCGTAGCGGGTATGTGTGACCGTGTTGTTGTTATGAAGGAAGGCGAAGTTGTTGAAACAGGAACAACTGCTGAGATCTTTAGTAATCCTCAACATCCATACACCATTAAATTGCTGAATGCCCTGCCTCGTCTGGACGAGCCCAAAAGGAAAAGCCAGCTCCAGCTGGTATTATCAAAGGCAGCAACAAGCCTCTGGTACAAGTGA
- a CDS encoding ATP-binding cassette domain-containing protein encodes MKGSNKPLVQVKNLKQYFNLGKGNILKAVNDVSFDIFEGETLGVVGESGCGKSTTGRTILRLYEPTGGSVNFNGTDIYKLSPRKMKEMRKDMQMIFQDPYASLNPRFNVMDIIGESLDIHGLASSSKERKKRVEELLDLVGLNPSHALRYPHEFSGGQRQRIGIARALAVDPKFIICDEPLSALDVSIQAQVVKLLEELQQRLGLTYLFIAHDLSMVKHISDRVAVMYMGKVVELAESEELYANPVHPYTKTLLSAIPVPDPEVEANKRRILLPEEHMNPIQNGSGGPANDPYNLENAQLIEVSKGHWVAEPYV; translated from the coding sequence ATCAAAGGCAGCAACAAGCCTCTGGTACAAGTGAAAAACTTGAAACAGTACTTTAATTTGGGTAAAGGTAACATTCTCAAAGCGGTCAATGACGTAAGCTTTGATATCTTTGAAGGTGAAACGCTTGGCGTTGTAGGCGAGTCCGGCTGTGGTAAATCCACAACAGGCCGTACCATTCTGCGTCTTTATGAGCCAACTGGCGGAAGTGTTAACTTTAACGGAACTGATATCTACAAGTTGTCTCCGCGTAAAATGAAAGAAATGCGTAAAGATATGCAAATGATTTTCCAAGATCCATATGCATCCCTTAACCCGCGTTTCAACGTAATGGATATCATCGGCGAATCCCTGGATATTCACGGTTTGGCTTCCAGCTCCAAAGAGCGCAAGAAACGAGTGGAAGAGTTGCTTGATCTCGTAGGTTTGAATCCGAGTCATGCACTTCGTTATCCACATGAATTCTCCGGTGGTCAAAGACAACGGATCGGGATTGCACGTGCACTTGCTGTAGACCCTAAATTCATCATCTGTGATGAGCCATTGTCTGCACTGGATGTATCCATTCAGGCGCAGGTCGTTAAATTGCTTGAAGAGCTTCAGCAACGTCTCGGCTTGACATACCTGTTTATTGCGCATGACTTGTCGATGGTTAAACATATCAGTGACCGTGTCGCTGTAATGTACATGGGTAAAGTGGTTGAGCTCGCAGAAAGTGAAGAACTGTATGCGAATCCTGTCCACCCTTATACCAAAACATTGCTTTCAGCGATCCCTGTACCTGATCCGGAAGTTGAAGCGAACAAGCGTCGCATTTTGCTTCCGGAAGAGCACATGAACCCGATTCAGAATGGATCTGGCGGGCCTGCAAATGACCCGTACAACCTGGAAAATGCTCAATTGATTGAGGTTTCCAAAGGTCACTGGGTTGCAGAGCCTTACGTATAA
- the bshC gene encoding bacillithiol biosynthesis cysteine-adding enzyme BshC: protein MNGITEALRSGSRLAEDYICSRDAARGLYEYDIRWESGLQARAEWLDQSENTRIDRRDLAEYLRIYNKRVNDHGEVHASITRLAEQDALVVTGGQQSGLLTGPLFVIYKAASVVAAAREAEERLQRPVVPVFWIAGEDHDWDEVNHTYLPDHQGDMKKVRLQGRFAGRDSVSNVHVDTQQWMNVLEQVEHLLPDTIHKPGLMKCITEIHQSSSNLSDAFARMISALFASSGLVLMDASDPELRRLEQPVFERLIRSNEMLRNAYLQGASLVQKAGYDMPAEVAEDGANLFYIHGGARLLLTLKNGLYTDRKGLVSFSEERLLQELGEHPERFSNNVLTRPLMQDSALPVAAVILGQGEIAYWGLTREAFRQFGLQMPILLPRLSFTIMEDIHHKHMKQYGLSFQDVQYHMEEKKEQWLAQQETFQVDEQFDKVQEAFFALYGPLLDEIAEIHPGLERIGDTNLSKINEQMQYLKQQTHKAIEDKHNVSLRHWNGIQNSLFPTGKPQERVHNALFYLNRYGTEWIDELIKASSEFHGEHKVIAL, encoded by the coding sequence ATGAACGGTATTACCGAGGCACTCCGCAGCGGATCAAGACTTGCAGAAGATTATATCTGTTCAAGAGATGCTGCGCGTGGCCTTTACGAGTATGACATTCGCTGGGAATCAGGACTTCAGGCGCGTGCCGAGTGGCTGGACCAATCGGAAAACACACGCATTGATCGTCGTGATCTGGCAGAGTATTTACGTATATATAATAAGCGGGTGAACGACCATGGAGAGGTTCATGCGTCCATCACACGTCTTGCAGAACAAGATGCACTTGTGGTTACAGGAGGACAGCAGAGCGGTCTGCTCACCGGACCACTGTTCGTCATATACAAGGCCGCCAGTGTAGTGGCAGCTGCACGTGAAGCGGAAGAAAGACTGCAACGCCCGGTTGTTCCCGTATTTTGGATTGCCGGCGAAGACCATGACTGGGATGAGGTTAATCATACGTATCTGCCTGATCATCAGGGAGACATGAAGAAGGTCAGGTTACAAGGACGATTCGCAGGAAGGGATTCCGTGAGTAATGTGCATGTCGATACGCAGCAGTGGATGAATGTACTCGAACAGGTAGAACATCTGTTACCTGATACGATACATAAACCAGGATTGATGAAATGCATCACAGAAATTCATCAATCCAGTTCGAATCTGAGTGATGCATTCGCCCGTATGATATCTGCCTTATTTGCCAGCAGTGGACTTGTTCTCATGGATGCATCAGATCCAGAGTTACGCAGATTGGAACAGCCCGTTTTTGAACGGTTGATCCGGAGTAATGAAATGCTGCGTAACGCTTATTTGCAAGGAGCTTCGTTGGTACAAAAAGCTGGTTATGATATGCCTGCCGAAGTGGCGGAGGATGGAGCCAATCTGTTCTATATCCATGGAGGCGCACGTTTGCTGTTAACGCTGAAAAATGGCTTGTATACCGACCGTAAAGGTCTGGTTTCTTTCTCGGAGGAACGTTTACTCCAGGAACTGGGAGAGCATCCGGAGCGCTTCAGTAACAATGTATTGACACGCCCTTTAATGCAAGATTCCGCGCTGCCTGTGGCCGCTGTTATTTTGGGGCAAGGTGAAATTGCATATTGGGGTTTGACTCGTGAAGCATTCCGTCAGTTCGGCCTGCAAATGCCCATTTTGTTGCCGCGGTTGTCCTTCACCATTATGGAAGATATTCATCACAAACATATGAAACAATACGGACTTTCTTTTCAGGATGTTCAATATCATATGGAAGAAAAGAAAGAACAGTGGCTCGCACAACAGGAGACGTTTCAGGTCGATGAACAGTTTGACAAGGTTCAGGAAGCGTTTTTTGCTCTGTATGGACCATTGCTAGACGAGATCGCGGAGATTCATCCGGGGCTGGAACGGATTGGCGATACCAATTTGAGTAAAATTAACGAACAAATGCAGTATCTGAAACAGCAAACTCACAAAGCCATCGAAGATAAACATAATGTGAGTCTAAGGCACTGGAATGGCATTCAGAACTCTTTATTTCCAACGGGCAAACCGCAGGAACGAGTACATAATGCACTCTTTTACCTGAACCGTTATGGCACCGAATGGATCGATGAACTGATTAAGGCCTCAAGCGAATTCCATGGCGAACACAAGGTTATTGCATTATAG
- a CDS encoding adenosylhomocysteinase, giving the protein MTTPALQNSIVKDMGLASEGHLKIDWVEAHMPVLNRIRRQFEQDLPFKGLKVAICLHLEAKTAYLAKVIQAGGAEVTITHSNPLSTQDDVCAALVEDGVTVYAKYNPEPAEFKSLQLRALEVKPDLIIDDGGDFATIIASERPDLAATIRGGAEETTTGIIRLKALAKEGQLKFPMVAVNDAYCKYLFDNRYGTGQSAFDGIIRTTNLVVAGKNVVVAGYGWCGKGVAMRAKGLGANVIVTEIDPIKAVEAHMDGFRVMTMVEAAKLGDFFIAVTGNKDVITGEHYDVMKDGAILSNAGHFDVEVNKPELAKRSESIRTVRRNIEEYRFKDGRKMYLLAEGRLVNLGAADGHPAEIMDTTFALQALGLRYVSENYAELGKNVVNVPYDIDQQVASYKLESLNIGIDSLSAEQEKYLDSWKF; this is encoded by the coding sequence ATGACTACACCTGCATTGCAAAACAGCATTGTTAAGGATATGGGACTTGCTTCAGAGGGTCATCTGAAAATTGATTGGGTAGAAGCACACATGCCGGTATTAAATCGCATTCGTCGCCAGTTTGAACAGGATCTTCCTTTCAAAGGTTTGAAGGTTGCCATTTGCCTTCATCTGGAAGCAAAAACAGCTTATTTGGCAAAAGTAATCCAAGCAGGTGGGGCGGAAGTGACAATTACGCACAGTAATCCCCTGTCTACTCAAGATGATGTCTGCGCGGCATTGGTGGAAGACGGTGTTACCGTGTATGCGAAGTACAATCCGGAACCTGCGGAATTCAAATCACTGCAACTGCGCGCGCTTGAGGTGAAGCCTGATCTCATTATTGACGATGGTGGAGACTTTGCAACCATTATTGCATCCGAGCGTCCTGACCTCGCTGCAACAATTCGCGGCGGAGCAGAAGAAACGACAACCGGTATTATTCGTTTGAAAGCATTGGCGAAAGAAGGCCAATTGAAGTTTCCAATGGTTGCAGTTAATGACGCATACTGCAAGTATCTGTTTGACAATCGCTACGGTACAGGACAATCTGCATTCGACGGAATTATTCGTACAACCAACCTGGTTGTTGCTGGTAAAAACGTAGTAGTGGCAGGTTATGGCTGGTGTGGTAAAGGTGTAGCAATGCGTGCCAAAGGTCTTGGAGCGAATGTAATCGTAACCGAGATCGATCCAATCAAAGCAGTAGAAGCACACATGGACGGGTTCCGGGTCATGACGATGGTGGAAGCCGCCAAACTGGGTGATTTCTTTATCGCTGTTACAGGCAATAAGGATGTTATCACGGGTGAGCATTACGATGTGATGAAGGACGGAGCGATTCTGAGTAATGCAGGTCACTTTGATGTTGAGGTGAATAAACCTGAACTGGCTAAACGTTCGGAATCGATTCGCACAGTTCGCCGTAACATCGAGGAGTATCGTTTCAAAGACGGTCGTAAAATGTACCTTCTTGCAGAAGGTCGTCTTGTAAACCTGGGTGCAGCAGATGGCCACCCTGCCGAAATCATGGATACGACATTTGCTCTCCAGGCGCTTGGTCTCCGTTATGTGAGTGAGAACTATGCTGAGTTGGGTAAAAACGTTGTTAATGTCCCTTATGATATTGACCAGCAGGTTGCCAGCTATAAACTTGAAAGTCTGAATATTGGTATTGACTCCTTGTCGGCCGAGCAAGAAAAATACCTCGATAGCTGGAAATTTTAA